In the Terriglobus sp. RCC_193 genome, CCACCAGCTCTTCGGCAATCTCGCCCACGCAGTCCGGCGAGAAAGCCACATTGCGCGAAGCGCCCAGGTCCGCATCCAGCAGCATACGCAGGCGATCCACCACCGGCCGCAGACTCATCGTCTCCACGCGCTCGCCCTTGGGACGTCCAAGATGCGCCGCAAGAATCAGCCGAGCCTTATGCCGCAGCGCATATTCAATCGTAGGAAGCGTCTCGCGAATACGCGTGTCATCCAGAATTTCACCGCCATCCTTGGAAAGCGGAACATTGAAGTCGACGCGCAGAAAAACGCGCTTGCCGTGGAGATCGAGGTCGCGGATCGAAAGCGTTGCCATAACGCTAGTGTAGCGTTTCGTCTACTTCGTTGTTGCCATCTCGGCTTTTCAAATCGTCATCCTGAGCGAAGCGCAGCGAAGTCGAAGGACCTGCTTTCCTCTCCTACGCCTACAACGTCGCGGGAAAGCAAAGGGCCGGCACGAAGCCAGCCCCTTGTCACGGCGTTAATGGAAGATTAACCCGCGTTTGGCGTCACCACGCGATAGCTGGCGCCACCGTTGGACCACACCAGCAACAGCACATTTTTGCCATTGGGCGCGGCCTTGATATTGCTTGCCACCTGGTCTGCGGAAGTGGTCGGCTTACGGTTCACTTCCATGATCACGTCACCCGGTTGCAGCCCCGCATCTTCCGCGGGCGACCCCGGACGAACCTGCGCCACCGCTGCCCCGTTCACGCTGGCTGGGATGTTCATCTGCTGACGGATGTCCGGCGTGAGGTCGCTCATAGCAACACCCAACTTGCCGCTGTTGCCCTGCTTTCCGTTGCTGTCGCCATCATTGGCGGCAACTTCCTTGTCCTTGTTGTATTCACCCAGAGTCACATTCACACTCTGGTGCTGGCCACTGCGATTGATGCCCAGGTCAATCTTCGTTCCCGGCGTCATCTGCGCCACATTCACCTGCAACGCGCTGCCATTCTCCACCGGCTTGCCGTTGATGCTCGTGATGACATCGCCGTTCTTCATGCCAGCATTCGCAGCAGGCGAACCCGGCGTCACCTGCGACACAATCGCCCCCAACGCATCTGTCAGGTTAAAGAACTGCGCATTCTCCGGCGTCACATCGTTCATCGCAATGCCCAGATAGCCATGGTGCACCGCACCTGTTTTGATGATCTGGTCAGCAATCGCCTTGGCTGTCGAAGACGGGATCGCAAAGCTCGCACCCGCAAAGCTGCCGCTGTTCGTCGCAATCATCTGGTTAATGCCGACCAGTTCGCCATGCGCATTCACCAGCGGACCACCACTGTTGCCGGGGTTCACCGCAGCATCCGTCTGAATCAAACCACCCGGCGTACGTGCATCGCCTGACATGGGGGAACGATTCACCGCTGACACAATGCCGCGTGTCACGCTGAACTGCAGCACGCCAAACGGACTGCCAAACGCCAGCACCGTCTGTCCCGGCTGTAGCTTCCCGCTGTCGCCCCACGAGATCGCAGGCAGATCATGCGCGTCCACCTTGATCACGGCAATATCCGTCAGCTTATCCGTACCCAGCACCTTGCCGTTCAGCACGCGGCGATCATGCAGCGTCACCTTGATCTGCGTTGCGCCCTCCACCACATGGTTGTTCGTGATGATGTAGCCGTCCGACGAAATGATCACGCCCGAACCCACACCATGACGCAGCGGCTGCTGCTGCGGCTGCATGCGGCCCTGTCCACGGCCACCACCTAAGCCAAAGAACTGGCGTAGCTGCGGAGGAATCTGCGACGGATCGATCTGCTGCTGTGCCTGACCATCGTTATTGTCGTCCTCCTCCTCCTCGCCTCCTCGACTGGTAACGGCGACATTGACCACGGCAGGCGTCACTCGCGCAGCCAGGCGTTCCATATCCTGATCCAACGCGGAAAGGGAAGACACGCTCTGGTCATCCAGCGCAGCAGCGGTCACCGCGCCGGCATGCACACCACCCATGCCATGAAAAGCCATCGCAGAACCCAGCACCGCAACAGCGGCAAGCGATCCAGGCAGAGCAAAGCGGCGAACTTTTTTCTTGTCTACTAAGGAATTAGTTGTTGCGGACATAGTGTTTCTTCTCCGGGTAACGTTGGTTGGAACTACAACTCGATGAGCAGCCATCCGCCGCGAACGGGGACGGCCACGTAGGGCTGAATAAACTCGGTGGTAATGAAGCGTGGCTGCTGCATATCGTCCTGCGTCGCCGTGTCGATCATGCGCGGCCCACGTGTTGCAGTCGTTGCCGTGCGAAGCAGACGCGGCGCATTCGTCTTCGGTGCAAGAGTCGCATTTGCTTCATGCTTCACCGCTGTTTGTTTCACCGCATGACGCGCAGACTTGCGCACTAGCGGGACTTCAAACGCAGCAGGAACCATGCGCCCTTCCGGTGCGGCTGCCACACTCTTCTGGTGATACAGCTCAATCGCCTTGGCTGGCGTCGTTACCGCCACCTCAGGCTGAATAATCTCAGCAGGGGCCACACGAATCAATCGCGGCACACGGCTCAAACCAGCAGACGCTGCCAACAGGGCAAACGCAGCCATACTGCACGCCGCAGCAGACTGCCTGCGAGACCATCCTGCCACCGGCTCACGCAGCAGCGCATGTACTCGCTGCGCCAGTTCTGATTTGCGTCCCAGCGCCGCCAGGGCCAGCCGCAACCCATTCTGCTGCATCCGCTGTTCCGCCATGCGCGTCAGCGAAGCGGCATACGCCAGTGGCTGCGCAGTCGATGCAACCACTGCCGCATCACACGCCAGTTCACGCTGCTCGGCAATGCGACGATTCAGCCACAGCAGCGCCGGATTCAGCGGCATCAGAACCAGCCCAATCTGTAACGCAAGATTGATCCAGTCATCGCGACGGCGCAGATGCTCGCATTCATGTGCGGCAATCTGGCGCAGTTCATCCGGAGACAGCGAAGGTACAAGCCATTCCGGCAATAGCAACACTGGCCGAAAGAATCCCAGCACCGCCGGCGAACTCACCTGGGAAGAAGAGCAAAGGACCGCGCGGCGATTCCCCGCCGTAAAGATGTTCATTGCTTCTACTGCAATCGGCGTCGCATCGCGACGAACCTGTCGCAGATGCATCCATGCCATGCCAAGACTGATCGCTCGGAACAGCGAAGTCACCAGCCAAACCGCTGCCACCGCCACTGCAAACCACGGTGCCATGCGGATCGCGGCAGGCGAGGCCTGCGGTGCCATTGCCGCCACATGCATCGGCATATGCAGCAGGGGAAGCACAGTCGCCGCCGCAAATACGGCCAGCAAAATACTATGACGCAGCGCCGCGGAAGCCTTCGGCATCAACCGCAGCAGGGCCACCGCCAGCAACGACAGCGCAAGCCCCTGCCACAGGCTCGCAGCCCACGATGTCGCCATCACAGAAGAGATGTGTGCCAACACAGGAGTCATTCCGCATCCTCCTGTTCCGCACCGCGTTTCGCAGCAGCGGCTTCTGCTTCGGCAATGGCCTGTTTCAACTTGTCCAGTTCATCGCGGCTCACATCGACATCGCCCAGCAGGGCCAGCATCAGCCGTTCGCGACTGTTGCCAAAGAAGCGATGCATCACATGCCGAACTTCGCTCTGCTGCGCATCCTGCTCGGCAACGGTAGCGGTATAGACAAACGCGCGTCCCTCCTGCCGATGCTCCACATATCCCTTGGTCTCCAGAATGCGGATCGTGGTCAGAACAGACGTATACGCCAGCCGCTGCGCCTCCGGCATGGCAGAAACCAGGTCCTGCACTGAGCATTCGCCCATCTGCCAAAGCAGGCGCATCAGCCTCAGTTCGGCTTCGGTCAACGTATTGGAGCGATTCCTCGGCATGCGTCCTATTGTGATGGACGAGGTACTAAGGAATTAGTTAGCAGGCGTGAATTGCTGAAAATTGCTGCTCCAGCGAAATCACATGCTCTCCAAGACCGTCATTCTGAGCGCAGCGAAGAATCCCGACGAACCCTCATCCCGCCAAGATCGCCACAAGCTTCCAGCCTCAAACCCAGAACCAGCTTCGCAAGGCGAAGCTCCAACGCGCAAAGCGCGTCTTCTTTGAAGGGGCACGGCTTCAGCCGTGCCATAAAACCCAAACCAAGAAAACTGCGCGGCCAAAAAGACAAACAGGAGCATGAAACAAACCCCGCGCACCCACAGAAGACCATGGCTGGCACCACGCCGAAGGCGTCAGAACCTGTCAAGCCCCCAAACCACCCAACCCGAACAAACCAAAAGAAATGGAGTTGGCAGGTTATTTCCACCAAACCACTAAAATAGAAACAGAACAGAAAAGGGCCACGCAAAGCGCGGCCCTAACCCTTTTAAAAAGACGATTTTACCCCTAACCCCAACAGGCAGACGATTTTACAGCCACCAAAACCCTAACCCCAATCAAAAGACGATTTTAGAAAAATAGGGGGAAGGGGGAGGGTACAGGAATCAGTGGTTTGCCAGCTTGTCCAGATGGCGGAATCCGCCCGTAATCGCAAACATGATGGCGAAGAGCAGCCCGTTATAGGCCGCATGAACCACAGAGCTTGCGGCAACTGAGTTGTAACGGATGCGGACGTAAGTCAGTCCACCGCCGACAATCCACAACACGCCCACCGCATTCCATGCCCATCCAAGTTGTGCCGCGTGCATAGCGGCAAACAGTCCGCTGGTTACAACACCGCTCAGGATCATGCTCCGCTGCGACAGCCCACTGGTCGATCGCCACCACTCGCGCGCCTCATCGGTCTTTGGCAGTGCAATCCAGTCAAAGAAGATGGCAAAGCCGCGCAATAGAAAGCCGCGGAAGAAGACTTCTTCACAGACAGGAGCCACAAACGTGCCGAAGATGGCGATGATCCAAAGCGTCGACGGCTGCTTGAAGAACGCATCCACCGGCATCTCCTTGGGCAGCGTCAGCAGACTTTCCAGCGCCTGCGCCACAACACTCAAGGCGATGCCGATGCCGATGAGCTGCGGCACATGCTCTTTCATCGCCGCCGGGTTCCAGTGGATCACCTGGCCGAATGACCGTTGCCAGAAGCGTGGGAACGCAATGTAAGCGATGCCGTAGGTGATGAGGAAGGTGAACGCCTCAATCAGGATGCTGGCTCGAGGCACAGCCGCAGAGTTGACGTTCAGGTTAGCGTGCGTGACGACACCGACTAACCCGATGAACACCGACACGCCAAAGAGCACCAGAACGCCAATGCAGAGCAGGGCAGCGGAATAACCCAGGTTGGGCTGGCGCGGCTGATGCGTCAGCAGATCCTGAGGCACATCGTCCGAGAGACGGGTGAACGCCGGGTTCGGGAATGCATCGGAATGCTGTGCGGAAGCGGAAGATGCCTCATCGGTTTGCGAGCGGATGACGAAGTGGTCTTCCGGACGGAAGCCATCATGCGCAACGCTGGGTTCATTCGGTTGAGGTTCCGTCACTCGGCTTTCTTCCTTGTCGTCTTTATAGTTGACTTCGCGGCAGTTTTGGCAGCGGCTTTCTTGGCCTTGCTCTTCTCGGCAGACTTCTTCGCTGCGGCCTTGCGGCGTGCAGCACGTTCTTCCGCGGAGGGCGCGAACTTGGTCGGGTTTGCTACTTCGGTCTTCACCACCACTGGTTCCACATAAGCTGGTGCAGCCGCGCGCTCGCTGCCCGGGCGCCCACGGTACAGCTTGGCCAGGAACTGCCCGGTGTGCGACGCAGCCACCTTGCTCACCCGCTCCGGTGTACCGGACGCCACCACAGTACCGCCACCCGAACCGCCCTCAGGCCCCATATCGATCAGGTAATCCGCGTTGCGGATCACATCGAGATTGTGCTCGATCACAAGAACAGAATTGCCAAGATCGACAAGCTTTTGCAGCACTTCCAGCAGCTTGCGCACATCGTCGAAGTGCAGGCCTGTCGTTGGCTCATCCAGCAGGTAAAGTGTGCGTCCCGTCTGGCGCTTGGAGAGTTCCTTCGCCAGCTTCATGCGCTGTGCTTCGCCACCGCTGAGCGTCGTTGCCGACTGGCCAAGGTGAATATATCCAAGGCCAACATCCACCAGCGTCTGTAGCTTCTGCTTGATGTTAGGAATATCGCCAAGCACATCCAGCGCATCGGAGATGGACAGGTCCAGAATGTCTGCAATGGAATAGCCGTTGAGCTTCACCGACAACGTTTCCTGGTTGTAGCGACGGCCATTGCAGACCTCGCACAGGACGTAAACATCCGGCAGGAAGTTCATCTCGATACGCCGCTGTCCATCGCCCTGGCAAGCCTCGCAGCGTCCACCCTGCACGTTGAAGGAGAAGCGCCCGGACTTGTAGCCACGCTCACGTGACTCGGGCAGCATGGCGAAGTAGTCGCGGATCTGCGTGAACACGCCGGTATACGTCGCCGGGTTAGAGCGCGGCGTACGCCCAATCGGCGACTGGTCGATCTCGACGGCCTTATCGATCTGCTCAATGCCGGTGATGCGGTTGTGCGGTTGTGGCTCTTCCTTGCTGCGGTAGAGATGCTTCGCCAGCGAGCGGTACAGGGTGTCGTTGACCAACGTACTCTTGCCGCTGCCACTGACACCGGTGATAACCACGAGAGCCCCGAGTGGGAAGCCGACGGTAACGTTCTTCAGGTTGTGTCCGCGCGCAGCGTGGACGACGATCTCCTTGCCGCTGAGAGCGCGGGGAGCGTCGTTGCTGCGGATATCGATCTCGCCGGAGATGTACTTGCCGGTGACAGATTCGGTATTCGCTGCAATCTGCGCCGGTGTGCCAGCGCCGATGAGGTAGCCGCCGTTCTTGCCCGCACCGGGACCAAGGTCGAGGACGTAGTCGGCCTTGCGGATGGTGTCTTCATCGTGCTCTACGACGAGGACGGTATTGCCAAGGTCGCGCAGGTTCTCCATCGCGGCGATGAGCTTCATGTTGTCGCGCTGGTGGAGGCCGATGCTGGGTTCGTCCAGTACGTAGAGCACGCCGCGCAGGCGCGATCCAATCTGTGTGGCCAGACGGATGCGCTGGCCTTCGCCGCCGCTGAGTGTTGCGGCGCTGCGGTTGAGCGAGAGGTAGTTGAGGCCGACAGCGTTAAGGAACTCAAGGCGCTCGATCACTTCCTTCTGCAGGCGGTCGGCAATGAGCTTCTCGCGTCCTGTGAAGTGGAAGGTCTTCGCCTTCTGCATGGCCTCGTCCAGTGCGAGCGACGTGAAGTCGCTAATAGACTGCCTATCGACCTTAACGGCGAGCGATTCCGGGCGTAGGCGTTTGCCGCCGCAGGCAGGGCATTCCGTCGCGGACATGTACTGCATGTAGTACTCGCGGAAGGTATCGGACTTGGACTCTTCCAGCGTGTCGCGGAGGTAGCCGAAGATGCCATGGAAGCCGGTACGCCCGGCTTCGGCGCGCGGCGGCCCATAGAGCAGCAGCTTCTGGTGGGCTTCGGAGAGGTCCTCGAATGGCACCTTCAGGTTGATCTTGTTCTTGTCTGCAAAGAGTTTGATAAGTCGGAGCAAGTAGGCCGAACCAGAGCCAGGTCCCATCGCGCCATCGAGTAGTGGCTTCGACCAATCGGTGATGGTCTTGCCGGGGTCGAAGTCGTAGATACTGCCGAGGCCGTTGCATTCGGTGCAGGCGCCGTATGTGGAGTTGAAGGAGAAGGAACGCGGCTCCAGCTTGGGGACGTTGATGCCGCAATCCGGGCAGGCCATGGAGGTGGAGTACAGCGTCTCGTCCATGCCGTGGATGGCGATGACGACAAGGCCATTGGCCATCTGCAGCGCCTTCTGCACGCTGGATTCGAGGCGACGCGTGTCAGGCTTGCCCTCGGCATCCAGCTTCAGGATGACGCGGTCGACGATCGCCTCGATGGTGTGGTTCTTGCGCTTCTCCAGGCGCATACCTTCGGTGACTTCCGTGATTTCGCCGTCGATACGGATGCGGAAACCCTGCTGATTCAGGGATTCCAGCTCTTCACGGAACTCACCCTTGCGTCCGCGGACGATGGGTGCGAGGACGGTGATGCGTTCACCCGGTTTGAGCGCGACGATGCGCTCCACGATCTGGTCGGCCGACTGGCGGCTGATCTCATGGCCGCACTGGGGACAGTGGGGCTTGCCGACGCTGGCCCAGAGCAGGCGCAGGTAGTCGTAGATTTCCGTGATGGTGCCGACGGTGGAACGCGGCGAGCGCGAGGTAGTCTTCTGCTCGATGGAGATAGCGGGGGAGAGGCCGTCGATGGAGTCGACGTCCGGACGCTCCATTTGATCGAGGAACTGACGCGCATACGCGGAGAGAGTTTCTACGTAGCGGCGCTGGCCTTCTGCGTAAATTGTATCGAACGCCAGGGAACTTTTTCCCGACCCGGAGAGGCCGGTGACCACCGTCAGCGAGTTACGCGGGATGGTGACGTCAATATTTTTCAGGTTATGGTGCCGCGCGCCGCGTACGGTAATTTGAGAGATGCTCATAGCGTGTGGCGGCGGTGTTGGGCCGCATATTCTAGGGTACTTTATCCGCGCCACTCTTGCAGATGCGGCATACTGGAAGTGTTTGCGATAACGCTGGGAATGTCGGGGAGTAAGGTATCTGCATAGGTACTCCCGCGCGGCGAAATTGTGGATTATCACTGAATTTGCCTGAGACTACGTTCCCCCGGTCGCAGGTTGGCACTTTGATTGCATTTCTTTTTCAGGACAGGAGTAGACGGCAGTGACGACGTTGATGTTGATGTGTGCGGTTCTGGCAAGTCTTAGCTTTGGTGTTCTGCTGGCATATGGTCTTTGCGTGGGCATGTTCCACGTCTTTCGGATCCATTCCATCCAGGTGGCACAGCAGAGAATTGCACAGCGAGAGGCGACGCGCATGGCGGCTGCCACCGCGGTGGACCTGGCTTAACCCAATAGAGATTTCATCCCCGAAGGGCGGCTCATCCAGCCGCCTTTTTCTGCGCCTACTGCGGATTCTTCTGCTGGCGCTTTCTTAATTCTTCAAATATCTGTTCCGGGGTTTTCACGCCATTAGGTGACTGCGGCTGGCTGCTGTCCGTAGTGCTCGATGAACTGTTGCCATTATCTGTGTTGCCGGGGGCTGTGGTCTCAGCATTACCGTTATTCGTGAATGCAGTGTTTTCAGCGGGCGGTGGCGACAGTGGCGGGAAGGCCGATTGCGATCCGCTGGATGGATTTTGCGGAGGCCGTTGTGTGCGATTGGCAAGTGGTGGTGGCGGAACCGCGCGGACTGGATCCGGGCGGCGTGGCTCGAAATCGTTCGCCACCTGGCGTGTGGAGGGTGGTGTCGGAGCGCCAGAGCGGATGGTCAACAATAATTCTTTGGGCTTGGTCGAGGTTTCGTTTATCAGCATCATGTTGATGGCCAGGCCGTCGAAAAGCTGGGCAAGAACGGTTTGCACTGATGCTGGACCATATTTTCCGTAGACGCGTTCGTCGGGTACACCGCCTGTGATCTTCATGCCAGTTTGGCGGGCGACGCGTCCAAGAAGCTCTGGCATGGCTTCACCGCTGGTTTCAATGGTGAGCAGCGACCCATCCCAGGTGACCTGGCTTTCTGCGCCGGGGGCGGTTGCGACGGCATTGGGCTGGGCTGAGGGCAGATTCGAGACGGACTGCGTCGGCGCGGTTGCCGGAAGAGCCGCGGAGGGCCTGACCTGTGCACCAAGGAGAGGCACGCAGAAGAGGAAGAACGTAATTGGCGCGGGTCGCATTGCCATTCCTCCGATAAGACGTTTCGTATTGCCGTCCGGCTCACACGGTGGCAATGGAGAACGTCTGTACTAGACTAGCAACCACGGTGAGGGATTGCCGTTGCTGAGGTCCATGAAAGTTACGATGCGATGTGTTCGATGGCTGCCTGTGCTCCTGCTTGGGGCAGCTCCTCTGTTTGCGGAAACCTGCACGACGCAGGCGGCCATGGAACCCGCTGTGCGCGACGGACTGGTACGCGCGGCAGAGAATCTTGCGATCCTGGCAGCGGCGAACAACGCCGACGGCGTGAAGGCGCAGACGATGCCGCAGTTTGCCAGCGATTTTTCCGGCATCGCAGGCGTCATGCAGCGGTCGACATCGCATCTGCAGGGCGCAAAATTCGCGCCAGAGACAGTGTGGTTACTGGATGCCTCGTCGTTGCGGGGTGATGCGCAGGACGCGCAGTTCTTCTGCAGCCTGAATCGCGGCGCTTCACAGACCAGTTTTTTGATTCCATCGCTACCGTCGGGTAAATACGGTTTGGTGGTGCTGAATACGGTGGGTGTTGCCGAACCGTGGCAGGTTGCGTTGTTGTTGCGTGAGAGTGCTCCGGGGCAGTGGCAGCTTGGTGGACTGTTTCCTCGTGCGACAACTGTGGCTGGCCACGATGGACT is a window encoding:
- a CDS encoding trypsin-like peptidase domain-containing protein, which gives rise to MSATTNSLVDKKKVRRFALPGSLAAVAVLGSAMAFHGMGGVHAGAVTAAALDDQSVSSLSALDQDMERLAARVTPAVVNVAVTSRGGEEEEDDNNDGQAQQQIDPSQIPPQLRQFFGLGGGRGQGRMQPQQQPLRHGVGSGVIISSDGYIITNNHVVEGATQIKVTLHDRRVLNGKVLGTDKLTDIAVIKVDAHDLPAISWGDSGKLQPGQTVLAFGSPFGVLQFSVTRGIVSAVNRSPMSGDARTPGGLIQTDAAVNPGNSGGPLVNAHGELVGINQMIATNSGSFAGASFAIPSSTAKAIADQIIKTGAVHHGYLGIAMNDVTPENAQFFNLTDALGAIVSQVTPGSPAANAGMKNGDVITSINGKPVENGSALQVNVAQMTPGTKIDLGINRSGQHQSVNVTLGEYNKDKEVAANDGDSNGKQGNSGKLGVAMSDLTPDIRQQMNIPASVNGAAVAQVRPGSPAEDAGLQPGDVIMEVNRKPTTSADQVASNIKAAPNGKNVLLLVWSNGGASYRVVTPNAG
- a CDS encoding M56 family metallopeptidase is translated as MTPVLAHISSVMATSWAASLWQGLALSLLAVALLRLMPKASAALRHSILLAVFAAATVLPLLHMPMHVAAMAPQASPAAIRMAPWFAVAVAAVWLVTSLFRAISLGMAWMHLRQVRRDATPIAVEAMNIFTAGNRRAVLCSSSQVSSPAVLGFFRPVLLLPEWLVPSLSPDELRQIAAHECEHLRRRDDWINLALQIGLVLMPLNPALLWLNRRIAEQRELACDAAVVASTAQPLAYAASLTRMAEQRMQQNGLRLALAALGRKSELAQRVHALLREPVAGWSRRQSAAACSMAAFALLAASAGLSRVPRLIRVAPAEIIQPEVAVTTPAKAIELYHQKSVAAAPEGRMVPAAFEVPLVRKSARHAVKQTAVKHEANATLAPKTNAPRLLRTATTATRGPRMIDTATQDDMQQPRFITTEFIQPYVAVPVRGGWLLIEL
- a CDS encoding BlaI/MecI/CopY family transcriptional regulator, with product MPRNRSNTLTEAELRLMRLLWQMGECSVQDLVSAMPEAQRLAYTSVLTTIRILETKGYVEHRQEGRAFVYTATVAEQDAQQSEVRHVMHRFFGNSRERLMLALLGDVDVSRDELDKLKQAIAEAEAAAAKRGAEQEDAE
- a CDS encoding lysostaphin resistance A-like protein; this translates as MTEPQPNEPSVAHDGFRPEDHFVIRSQTDEASSASAQHSDAFPNPAFTRLSDDVPQDLLTHQPRQPNLGYSAALLCIGVLVLFGVSVFIGLVGVVTHANLNVNSAAVPRASILIEAFTFLITYGIAYIAFPRFWQRSFGQVIHWNPAAMKEHVPQLIGIGIALSVVAQALESLLTLPKEMPVDAFFKQPSTLWIIAIFGTFVAPVCEEVFFRGFLLRGFAIFFDWIALPKTDEAREWWRSTSGLSQRSMILSGVVTSGLFAAMHAAQLGWAWNAVGVLWIVGGGLTYVRIRYNSVAASSVVHAAYNGLLFAIMFAITGGFRHLDKLANH
- the uvrA gene encoding excinuclease ABC subunit UvrA — its product is MSISQITVRGARHHNLKNIDVTIPRNSLTVVTGLSGSGKSSLAFDTIYAEGQRRYVETLSAYARQFLDQMERPDVDSIDGLSPAISIEQKTTSRSPRSTVGTITEIYDYLRLLWASVGKPHCPQCGHEISRQSADQIVERIVALKPGERITVLAPIVRGRKGEFREELESLNQQGFRIRIDGEITEVTEGMRLEKRKNHTIEAIVDRVILKLDAEGKPDTRRLESSVQKALQMANGLVVIAIHGMDETLYSTSMACPDCGINVPKLEPRSFSFNSTYGACTECNGLGSIYDFDPGKTITDWSKPLLDGAMGPGSGSAYLLRLIKLFADKNKINLKVPFEDLSEAHQKLLLYGPPRAEAGRTGFHGIFGYLRDTLEESKSDTFREYYMQYMSATECPACGGKRLRPESLAVKVDRQSISDFTSLALDEAMQKAKTFHFTGREKLIADRLQKEVIERLEFLNAVGLNYLSLNRSAATLSGGEGQRIRLATQIGSRLRGVLYVLDEPSIGLHQRDNMKLIAAMENLRDLGNTVLVVEHDEDTIRKADYVLDLGPGAGKNGGYLIGAGTPAQIAANTESVTGKYISGEIDIRSNDAPRALSGKEIVVHAARGHNLKNVTVGFPLGALVVITGVSGSGKSTLVNDTLYRSLAKHLYRSKEEPQPHNRITGIEQIDKAVEIDQSPIGRTPRSNPATYTGVFTQIRDYFAMLPESRERGYKSGRFSFNVQGGRCEACQGDGQRRIEMNFLPDVYVLCEVCNGRRYNQETLSVKLNGYSIADILDLSISDALDVLGDIPNIKQKLQTLVDVGLGYIHLGQSATTLSGGEAQRMKLAKELSKRQTGRTLYLLDEPTTGLHFDDVRKLLEVLQKLVDLGNSVLVIEHNLDVIRNADYLIDMGPEGGSGGGTVVASGTPERVSKVAASHTGQFLAKLYRGRPGSERAAAPAYVEPVVVKTEVANPTKFAPSAEERAARRKAAAKKSAEKSKAKKAAAKTAAKSTIKTTRKKAE